The following are encoded together in the Chloroherpetonaceae bacterium genome:
- a CDS encoding T9SS type A sorting domain-containing protein, whose protein sequence is MKHILLPLLCLLSVRTLPLFAQPVINGTASPAEYQVSIPNVNPIANNGFGPQSDIGAIRTWTNGVDFYIGVPSKVEANGNQLAIWLGFDQVPGRAAGARLSCAHSTGTYLDSTWTNNNYRADFEVDYMLAVRTSDGAVYLAKTSGGNVGAQFLGNASSTPTNNTAGSILPAGAATFALNNQTGNDIRTTHTGFEIRFTLSALGATAAGNVRIFAIISGANDPFFSNVFVPGTSAPGGAGNVGFNPNFNLLSSLPVGTLGPFNTGPLALPVELTSFSAQAIDNGIRIAWTTASESNNAGFEVQRRSARYGIDSEGWQVLGFVKGKGTTAEAQSYSFIDRTASGLVQYRLKQVDFDGTFKYSPIIEVEAGLPQTFELSQNYPNPFNPATVISYQLPVASEVTLQVYDILGRAVATLVKAKQEAGRYQVQFNAGNLTSGLYFYRLQAGNFVQTRKMILMR, encoded by the coding sequence ATGAAGCACATACTACTACCTCTGCTCTGCTTGCTCTCTGTTAGGACGCTTCCACTTTTCGCCCAACCTGTTATCAATGGTACAGCAAGCCCTGCTGAGTATCAAGTTTCTATCCCTAATGTCAATCCTATTGCCAACAATGGGTTTGGTCCTCAATCTGATATTGGAGCAATTCGCACTTGGACAAACGGCGTTGATTTCTACATCGGTGTTCCCTCAAAGGTCGAGGCAAACGGGAATCAACTTGCAATTTGGCTGGGGTTCGACCAAGTCCCTGGTCGAGCTGCGGGTGCACGACTCAGTTGTGCACACTCGACAGGCACTTACTTAGACAGCACTTGGACCAACAACAACTATCGTGCTGATTTTGAAGTTGATTATATGCTTGCCGTTCGTACAAGCGACGGTGCAGTCTATCTTGCAAAAACATCAGGGGGCAATGTAGGAGCACAGTTTCTTGGTAATGCTAGCAGTACTCCCACGAACAACACAGCTGGTAGCATTCTGCCTGCTGGCGCTGCTACTTTTGCGCTAAACAACCAAACGGGGAATGACATTCGCACGACTCACACTGGTTTTGAGATTCGTTTCACACTCTCCGCACTCGGCGCTACTGCCGCAGGGAATGTTCGTATCTTCGCTATCATTTCTGGCGCCAATGATCCCTTTTTCTCAAATGTCTTTGTGCCTGGCACCTCTGCTCCTGGCGGTGCAGGCAATGTTGGCTTCAATCCGAACTTCAACTTGCTTTCCTCATTGCCAGTAGGTACACTAGGTCCGTTTAACACAGGTCCACTTGCTCTTCCTGTTGAGCTCACCTCATTTAGCGCACAAGCAATCGATAATGGCATACGCATTGCTTGGACTACTGCTTCTGAAAGTAACAATGCTGGTTTCGAGGTGCAACGTCGCTCTGCGAGATATGGAATAGACTCTGAAGGCTGGCAAGTATTGGGATTCGTGAAAGGCAAAGGCACGACTGCTGAAGCACAATCCTATTCATTCATCGATAGAACCGCATCAGGTCTCGTTCAATATCGCTTGAAGCAAGTTGACTTCGACGGCACATTCAAGTATAGCCCTATAATTGAAGTGGAAGCAGGCTTACCGCAAACATTTGAGCTATCACAAAACTACCCGAATCCATTCAACCCAGCTACGGTGATTAGTTACCAGCTTCCTGTAGCCAGTGAAGTCACCTTGCAAGTCTATGACATACTGGGTCGTGCAGTAGCGACCCTCGTCAAGGCAAAGCAGGAAGCAGGTCGTTACCAAGTACAATTCAATGCAGGCAATCTGACATCAGGGCTCTATTTTTACCGTTTGCAAGCTGGTAACTTCGTGCAGACACGAAAAATGATACTGATGCGGTAA
- the rpoC gene encoding DNA-directed RNA polymerase subunit beta' — translation MALLGPTTIKRDFSKIKISIASPESILARSRGEVLKPETINYRTYKPERDGLMCEKIFGPTKDWECYCGKYKRVRYKGIICDRCGVEVTTKSVRRERMGHISLAVPVVHTWFFRSVPSKLGALLDLSTKELERIIYYEVYVVINPGEPGEKQGLKFMDRLTEEQYYTIISEYEDNQDLDENDERRFVAKMGGEAIKALLKKLDLNEESKKLREILRTTTSEQKRADALKRLKVVEAFRNSYHPIPKDAKKKEEFSLEPPEPYQYEGNKPEYMVMDVIPVIPPELRPLVPLEGGRFATSDLNDLYRRVIIRNNRLKKLIDIRAPEVILRNEKRMLQEAVDALFDNSRKANAVKSGEGTRALKSLSDSLKGKQGRFRQNLLGKRVDYSGRSVIVVGPELKLHECGLPKDMAIELFQPFVIRRLVERGLAKSVKSAKKMIDRKDRAIWDVLEKVIDGHPVLLNRAPTLHRLGIQAFQPVLIEGKAIQIHPLVCTAFNADFDGDQMAVHVPLSQEAQMEAITLMLSAHNLILPQSGKPVTVPSQDMVLGIYYLTKEARGRRGEGRIFSDASEVIVAYNEGEIDMHARIFLRYSGLRDDRVDIPRALEIVQGEEKKKWIEAKLKSKEIMATTVGRVIFNQIVPPEVGFINKVLDKKAMKDLIAQVINKAGNVKAVQFLDAIKDIGFAYATKGGLSIALSDAIVPSRKEELIKNAQRDNLKVIKEYNAGTLTENEKYNKIVDVWQKVTNLVAEESYQTLRKDREGFNPLFMMLDSGARGSREQVRQLTGMRGLIARPQKSMSGQPGEIIENPIISNLKEGLSVLEYFISTHGARKGLSDTSLKTADAGYLTRRLHDVAQDVIVTEEDCGTTRGIVISRQIEEESGNLMKFHDRIRGRVAARDVIDINDETVVVKAGELITDELADMIRDRMGVTEVEIRSVLTCETRRGVCARCYGVNLATNRLVEVGEAVGVIASQSIGEPGTQLTLRTFHQGGAAQGTITETDIKALYDGRVEFENVRYVESTQFNELGEEEKVYVVVRKNGIINIVDDNTGKSLKKYTVPYGARLHCSDGMKVKKDQLLYTIEPNSTPIISEFKGRAKFLDIEKGTTYKEEIDPQTGYVQRVIINWRSKLKATDVREPRVQIVDDEGKVLATYSIPIKASLIVYENEEVKPGDILAKVPRDLARIGGDITAGLPRVTELFEARNPADPAIVSEVDGVVEFGAQKRNNKQIFVVTEYGERREYMIPIGKHILVNHGDEVRAGDPLTDGAIAPERILAIQGPTAVQQYLVNEIQKVYQINAGVEINDKHIEVIVRQMLQKVRVEDPGDTTLLPGDLVDRFTFKEVNEQMANKVRVTDKGDAPRSIKEGELYPKDEILKINRELKKNGKEQIKFEPAQLATSQPVLLGITSAALQTESFISAASFQETTKVLTDAAVEGKEDYLVGLKENVIVGKLIPAGTGLRKYRNMRLSTEQRYMEISEETNGREQHEETEVGD, via the coding sequence ATGGCATTGTTAGGCCCAACGACCATCAAGCGGGATTTTTCGAAGATTAAAATCAGCATTGCGTCGCCTGAAAGCATTTTAGCGCGCTCTCGGGGCGAGGTCTTAAAGCCAGAGACGATTAACTACCGCACCTATAAGCCCGAGCGTGATGGCCTGATGTGCGAGAAAATTTTCGGCCCCACTAAGGACTGGGAATGCTACTGTGGCAAATACAAACGCGTGCGCTACAAAGGTATTATCTGCGACCGGTGTGGGGTCGAGGTGACGACAAAGTCCGTGCGTCGTGAGCGAATGGGACATATTTCGCTAGCCGTGCCAGTGGTGCATACTTGGTTTTTCCGCTCTGTGCCGAGCAAATTAGGGGCACTTCTTGACCTTTCTACTAAAGAGCTGGAGCGAATCATTTACTATGAAGTTTATGTGGTGATTAACCCTGGTGAGCCGGGCGAAAAGCAAGGCTTGAAGTTTATGGATCGCCTCACCGAGGAGCAGTATTACACCATTATTAGCGAGTATGAAGACAATCAAGACCTTGATGAAAACGATGAGCGGCGATTTGTGGCTAAAATGGGTGGCGAAGCAATTAAAGCGTTGCTAAAGAAGCTAGACCTTAACGAAGAATCCAAGAAATTGCGCGAGATTCTGAGAACCACCACCTCAGAGCAAAAGCGAGCCGATGCTCTAAAGCGCCTAAAAGTGGTGGAAGCCTTCCGCAATAGCTATCACCCTATCCCGAAAGATGCAAAGAAAAAGGAAGAGTTTTCGCTCGAGCCACCAGAGCCATATCAATACGAGGGGAATAAACCCGAGTATATGGTGATGGACGTCATTCCAGTCATTCCACCCGAACTGCGACCGCTGGTGCCGCTTGAAGGAGGACGATTTGCAACATCAGACTTGAATGACTTGTATCGCCGCGTGATTATTCGCAACAATCGCCTGAAAAAGCTAATTGACATTCGCGCGCCAGAGGTCATTTTGCGCAATGAAAAGCGAATGTTGCAGGAAGCCGTTGATGCGCTGTTTGATAACTCACGAAAAGCCAATGCTGTAAAGTCTGGTGAGGGCACACGCGCCTTGAAATCGCTTTCCGATTCGCTGAAAGGCAAGCAAGGGCGTTTCCGCCAAAATCTACTTGGCAAGCGCGTCGACTACTCGGGTCGCTCCGTCATCGTGGTCGGTCCTGAGCTTAAGCTGCACGAATGTGGTTTGCCAAAGGATATGGCAATTGAGCTGTTCCAGCCGTTTGTCATTCGCAGACTGGTCGAGCGCGGCTTAGCAAAGTCGGTAAAGTCCGCTAAGAAAATGATTGACCGCAAAGACCGCGCCATTTGGGATGTGCTGGAAAAGGTGATTGATGGACACCCTGTCTTGCTGAACCGCGCCCCCACGCTGCATCGCTTGGGTATTCAAGCCTTCCAACCTGTGTTGATTGAGGGCAAAGCCATTCAGATTCACCCGCTGGTGTGCACCGCCTTCAATGCGGACTTTGATGGCGACCAGATGGCAGTGCATGTGCCGCTCTCGCAAGAGGCGCAGATGGAAGCCATTACGCTGATGCTATCGGCACATAACCTGATTCTGCCACAATCTGGTAAACCTGTTACCGTGCCGTCTCAAGATATGGTATTAGGTATCTACTACCTCACCAAAGAAGCAAGAGGGCGACGCGGTGAAGGGCGCATTTTCAGTGATGCCAGCGAAGTGATCGTAGCTTACAACGAGGGCGAGATAGATATGCACGCCCGCATTTTCCTACGCTACAGTGGCCTAAGAGACGACCGAGTCGATATTCCACGCGCACTGGAAATTGTGCAAGGCGAAGAAAAGAAAAAGTGGATTGAAGCAAAGCTGAAGAGTAAAGAAATCATGGCAACCACTGTCGGGCGCGTCATCTTCAATCAAATCGTGCCGCCCGAAGTAGGCTTTATCAATAAGGTTCTGGATAAAAAGGCAATGAAAGACCTAATCGCACAGGTCATCAACAAAGCCGGTAATGTAAAAGCCGTTCAGTTCCTTGATGCGATTAAGGATATTGGCTTTGCATATGCAACAAAAGGAGGACTGTCTATTGCGCTCTCCGATGCAATCGTGCCAAGCCGAAAAGAAGAACTTATCAAAAATGCACAGCGTGATAACCTCAAAGTCATCAAGGAATATAATGCAGGCACGCTGACAGAAAACGAAAAGTATAACAAGATTGTCGATGTGTGGCAGAAAGTAACGAACTTGGTGGCAGAAGAATCCTACCAAACCTTGCGTAAAGACCGTGAGGGCTTCAACCCGCTCTTTATGATGTTGGATTCAGGAGCCCGTGGCTCTCGTGAGCAAGTGCGTCAGCTAACTGGTATGCGCGGTCTGATTGCGCGCCCGCAAAAGTCAATGTCGGGTCAGCCCGGCGAAATCATTGAAAACCCGATTATCTCTAACCTCAAAGAAGGGCTGTCCGTGCTCGAATACTTCATCTCGACGCACGGTGCAAGAAAAGGGTTGTCAGATACATCGCTCAAGACGGCAGACGCAGGTTATCTGACGCGCCGCCTGCATGATGTTGCACAAGATGTGATTGTCACGGAAGAAGACTGCGGCACGACACGCGGCATTGTCATATCCAGACAGATTGAAGAAGAGTCGGGCAACCTAATGAAGTTCCACGACCGCATTCGTGGACGAGTGGCAGCGCGTGATGTCATTGACATCAATGATGAGACAGTGGTCGTAAAAGCTGGCGAGTTGATTACCGATGAGCTGGCGGATATGATTCGCGACCGAATGGGCGTAACAGAGGTAGAAATTCGCTCCGTGCTGACGTGCGAAACGCGTCGTGGCGTGTGCGCACGCTGCTACGGCGTAAACCTTGCGACGAACCGTCTGGTCGAAGTCGGTGAAGCCGTAGGCGTCATTGCGTCGCAGTCTATCGGTGAGCCGGGCACGCAACTGACGCTGCGCACCTTCCACCAAGGCGGTGCGGCACAAGGCACGATTACAGAAACTGATATTAAAGCACTCTATGATGGGCGAGTGGAGTTTGAAAATGTGCGCTATGTAGAGTCCACGCAGTTTAACGAGCTGGGCGAGGAAGAAAAAGTGTATGTAGTCGTGCGCAAAAATGGCATTATCAACATTGTTGATGACAATACGGGCAAGTCGCTTAAAAAATACACTGTTCCATATGGGGCAAGGCTTCATTGCTCCGATGGAATGAAAGTGAAGAAAGACCAACTGCTCTACACAATTGAGCCGAACAGCACGCCTATTATTTCTGAATTTAAGGGACGAGCAAAGTTCCTCGATATTGAGAAAGGCACGACCTATAAAGAAGAAATTGACCCGCAAACGGGCTATGTGCAGCGCGTCATTATTAACTGGCGCTCAAAGCTCAAAGCAACTGATGTGCGTGAGCCGCGTGTGCAAATTGTTGATGACGAGGGCAAAGTGCTGGCAACCTACTCCATTCCAATCAAGGCGAGTCTTATTGTCTATGAAAATGAAGAGGTCAAGCCAGGTGATATTCTGGCAAAAGTGCCCAGAGACCTTGCGCGCATCGGTGGTGACATCACAGCTGGCTTGCCACGCGTAACCGAGCTGTTCGAAGCCCGCAATCCTGCTGACCCAGCAATTGTCTCTGAGGTAGATGGTGTGGTCGAATTTGGAGCGCAGAAGCGTAATAACAAGCAAATCTTTGTAGTTACGGAATATGGTGAGCGCCGTGAGTATATGATTCCGATTGGTAAGCACATCTTAGTAAATCACGGTGATGAAGTGCGTGCTGGCGACCCACTGACCGACGGAGCGATTGCCCCCGAGCGCATCTTGGCAATTCAAGGTCCAACTGCGGTGCAGCAGTATCTGGTCAATGAAATCCAGAAAGTCTATCAAATCAATGCGGGTGTAGAAATCAATGACAAGCATATCGAGGTCATTGTACGCCAGATGCTGCAAAAGGTGCGAGTCGAAGATCCTGGCGACACGACGCTCCTACCCGGTGATTTGGTCGACCGATTTACCTTCAAAGAAGTAAATGAGCAGATGGCAAACAAGGTGCGCGTAACTGACAAAGGGGATGCACCACGAAGCATTAAAGAAGGCGAACTCTATCCAAAGGATGAAATCTTGAAAATTAACCGTGAGCTGAAAAAGAATGGCAAAGAGCAAATCAAATTTGAGCCTGCGCAGCTAGCAACATCGCAGCCCGTGCTTCTGGGTATCACCAGCGCAGCACTGCAAACTGAGAGCTTTATCTCAGCAGCGTCGTTCCAAGAGACGACAAAAGTGCTGACAGATGCGGCAGTAGAAGGCAAGGAAGATTACCTCGTAGGTCTAAAGGAAAATGTCATTGTGGGTAAGCTCATTCCCGCTGGCACAGGTCTACGAAAGTATCGCAATATGCGACTTTCAACTGAACAGCGCTATATGGAAATCAGTGAGGAAACCAATGGCCGTGAGCAACACGAGGAGACTGAGGTGGGCGACTGA
- the rpoB gene encoding DNA-directed RNA polymerase subunit beta: MKAKTSKKKVERISFSKIQQVMEPPDLLKVQLRSFKDFIQDDVPPEQRKNKGLEQVLRSSFPITDTRGLYLLEYISYSIDKPRYTVEECIERGLTYEVSLKAKLRLSLKDEPEEPDWKETIEQEVYLGKIPYMTESGTFIINGAERVIVAQLHRSPGVVFSDSTHPNGKKIYSAKIVPLRGSWIEFVTDINNLMYVYIDQKKKFLATTLLRAVGFPRNDQILRLFDLMVEMPVKPNESNEDLIGRYLAVDVINKETGEVIPAGTQITDEHIEQFVASGVTKVKVTRAEKEMDLDRTIILNTLAKDESHTEEEALETIYRELRSNEAPDIEAARGLLDRTFFNNKKYDLGDVGRYRLNKKLSTEFKELLDIIRHDKELREISNTITEKFNIGKFDEKGINPDFTVLSQYDIIAIMYYLIKLMNGRVEVDDVDHLSNRRVRTVGEQLSAQFLVGLARMAKNIKEKLNARDTEKISPSDLVNARTVSSVISSFFGTSQLSQFMDQTNPLAELTNKRRTSALGPGGLTRERAGFEVRDVHYTHYGRLCPIETPEGPNIGLISSFCIYAEINEKGFIETPYRPVKNGVVENKPVYLSAEDEENKITVPATVPLKNGRIAVESVQARRKGDYPLVEATQVDYMDVAPQQIVSAAAALIPFLEHDDANRALMGSNMQRQAVPLLRAEAPLVGTGLEEKVARDSRTMVIAEGSGVVEYVDANEIVVRYDKRLDDDTEGSLLDTDETVKRYKLKKFFRSNQDTCINQKPIVSVGQRVKKGDVLADGSSTDHGELALGKNVLVAFMPWRGYNFEDAIVVSERLVRDDVYTSIHIHEFELTVRDTKRGEEQFTRDIYNVSEEALKNLDENGIIRVGAEVKEKDILIGKITPKGESDPTPEEKLLRAIFGEKSSDVKDASLHAPPGMRGTVIKTKLFSRKKKVGEDIKVRIAKLEKEFDKKKLELREKFISKLVHYLGDKESIGVKNLRGDTEIRKGTRFTRENLEPYGALNKLEKLDLEHGFVESTKTNNLVCRLIEEYRRRMKELDDDLENEKYKITVGDELRPGIEELAKVYIAQKRKLQVGDKMAGRHGNKGVVGKVVPIEDMPFMEDGTPVDIVLNPLGVPSRMNIGQLFETSLGWAAEKLGVKFASPIFDGATYEEVQEKLKEAGLPVNGKVKLYDGRTGEPFDQEVTVGVIYMMKLSHLVDDKIHARSTGPYSLITQQPLGGKAQFGGQRFGEMEVWALEAYGAAHILQEMLTVKSDDVQGRTKTYEAIVKGQNLPEPSVPESFNVLVRELQGLGLEIRIDDKVP, from the coding sequence GTGAAAGCGAAGACTTCCAAAAAGAAAGTTGAGCGCATCTCTTTCTCGAAAATTCAGCAGGTAATGGAACCCCCAGACTTGCTCAAAGTGCAACTGCGTTCCTTTAAGGATTTTATTCAAGATGATGTGCCACCTGAGCAGCGCAAGAATAAAGGGCTTGAACAGGTGCTGCGCAGCAGTTTCCCTATCACGGACACGCGTGGACTATACCTTTTGGAATACATTAGCTACAGCATTGACAAGCCGCGCTACACTGTCGAGGAATGCATTGAGCGTGGTTTAACATATGAGGTTTCTCTGAAAGCCAAGCTGCGACTTTCGCTGAAGGACGAACCTGAAGAGCCAGATTGGAAAGAGACAATCGAGCAAGAAGTCTATTTGGGCAAGATTCCGTATATGACGGAGAGCGGCACATTTATTATCAATGGTGCAGAGCGCGTCATTGTGGCGCAGTTGCATCGCTCTCCGGGCGTAGTTTTTAGTGACAGCACGCACCCCAATGGCAAGAAAATTTATTCAGCGAAAATTGTGCCCTTGCGCGGCTCGTGGATTGAATTCGTGACAGACATTAACAACCTGATGTATGTCTATATTGACCAGAAGAAAAAGTTTCTGGCAACCACGCTGCTGCGCGCAGTAGGCTTTCCACGCAACGACCAGATTTTGCGGCTCTTCGACTTAATGGTCGAAATGCCCGTCAAGCCAAACGAATCTAACGAGGATTTGATTGGACGATACTTGGCAGTCGATGTCATCAATAAAGAGACGGGAGAAGTAATTCCGGCAGGCACACAAATTACCGATGAGCATATTGAGCAATTTGTTGCCTCAGGTGTGACCAAAGTGAAAGTAACGCGCGCCGAGAAGGAAATGGATCTTGACCGCACAATTATCCTAAATACACTGGCAAAAGATGAGTCGCACACTGAAGAGGAAGCCTTAGAGACCATTTACCGTGAGCTGCGCTCTAATGAAGCGCCTGACATTGAAGCGGCACGGGGTCTCTTAGACCGCACATTCTTCAACAACAAAAAGTATGACCTCGGCGATGTAGGACGCTACAGGCTCAATAAAAAGCTCTCTACGGAGTTCAAAGAGCTACTCGATATTATCCGGCACGACAAAGAACTGCGTGAGATTAGCAACACTATCACGGAAAAGTTCAATATCGGCAAGTTCGATGAAAAGGGCATCAACCCAGACTTTACGGTGCTCTCGCAGTATGACATCATCGCCATTATGTACTACCTCATCAAGCTGATGAACGGCCGTGTAGAAGTCGATGATGTCGACCATCTCTCCAATCGCCGAGTGAGAACGGTGGGTGAGCAACTCTCTGCACAGTTCTTGGTGGGGCTGGCACGAATGGCAAAGAACATTAAAGAGAAACTCAATGCCCGAGATACAGAGAAAATAAGTCCCTCCGACCTTGTCAATGCGCGCACAGTGTCGAGCGTAATTTCCAGCTTCTTTGGCACAAGCCAGCTCTCGCAGTTTATGGATCAAACAAATCCGCTGGCAGAGCTGACAAACAAGCGCCGCACATCGGCATTAGGGCCAGGAGGGCTGACACGTGAGCGAGCAGGGTTTGAAGTGCGCGACGTGCATTACACGCACTACGGTCGACTCTGTCCGATTGAGACACCTGAGGGGCCGAACATCGGTCTTATTTCTTCATTCTGCATCTATGCCGAAATCAATGAAAAAGGCTTCATTGAGACACCGTATCGCCCTGTAAAGAATGGTGTGGTGGAAAACAAGCCTGTCTATCTGTCGGCAGAAGACGAAGAGAATAAAATCACTGTGCCAGCGACAGTGCCATTGAAAAATGGCAGAATCGCTGTCGAAAGCGTGCAAGCACGTCGCAAAGGAGATTACCCGCTGGTTGAGGCTACACAGGTCGACTATATGGACGTGGCACCTCAGCAAATTGTAAGCGCTGCAGCCGCTCTGATTCCGTTCCTTGAACATGATGATGCAAACCGCGCCCTGATGGGCTCTAATATGCAGCGTCAGGCAGTGCCACTGCTGCGCGCTGAAGCACCACTGGTGGGCACGGGGCTTGAAGAGAAAGTTGCTCGTGACTCACGCACAATGGTCATTGCCGAAGGGTCTGGCGTGGTGGAGTATGTCGATGCCAACGAAATTGTGGTGCGCTACGACAAGCGCTTGGACGATGACACCGAAGGCTCGCTCTTGGATACGGATGAGACGGTAAAACGCTACAAGCTCAAGAAATTTTTCCGCTCCAATCAGGATACGTGCATCAACCAAAAGCCGATTGTGTCGGTTGGACAGCGCGTCAAGAAAGGAGATGTATTGGCAGATGGCTCTTCGACAGACCACGGCGAACTGGCACTGGGTAAAAATGTGCTAGTGGCATTTATGCCGTGGCGCGGCTACAACTTTGAGGACGCTATTGTAGTCTCAGAACGACTGGTTAGAGACGATGTCTACACCTCTATCCATATTCACGAGTTTGAGCTCACTGTACGTGATACCAAACGCGGCGAAGAACAATTTACGCGTGACATTTACAACGTCAGCGAGGAAGCGCTGAAAAACTTAGATGAAAACGGCATTATTCGCGTTGGCGCAGAAGTAAAAGAAAAAGACATCCTCATTGGAAAAATTACGCCAAAAGGAGAAAGCGATCCAACACCAGAGGAAAAACTCCTGCGCGCCATTTTTGGCGAAAAATCCAGCGATGTCAAAGATGCCTCGCTCCATGCCCCGCCCGGAATGCGGGGAACGGTCATCAAGACCAAGCTCTTTAGCCGCAAAAAGAAAGTGGGTGAGGATATTAAAGTGCGCATTGCTAAGCTGGAAAAAGAGTTTGATAAGAAGAAACTCGAGCTGCGTGAAAAATTCATCAGCAAACTGGTGCACTACTTGGGCGATAAGGAATCAATCGGCGTCAAAAATCTGCGAGGCGACACAGAAATCCGCAAAGGCACGCGCTTTACGCGCGAAAACCTTGAACCATATGGTGCGCTAAACAAGCTGGAAAAGTTAGACTTAGAGCACGGCTTTGTAGAGTCCACCAAGACCAACAACCTCGTCTGCCGCCTGATTGAAGAATACCGACGCCGAATGAAGGAGCTGGACGACGATTTAGAGAATGAAAAGTACAAAATTACTGTCGGCGATGAGCTGCGCCCCGGTATTGAGGAGCTGGCAAAGGTCTACATTGCGCAAAAGCGCAAGCTACAAGTGGGAGACAAAATGGCGGGTCGGCATGGCAATAAGGGCGTCGTGGGCAAGGTGGTGCCAATCGAAGATATGCCGTTTATGGAAGATGGAACGCCAGTTGATATTGTGCTCAACCCGCTGGGTGTGCCAAGCCGAATGAATATCGGTCAGCTGTTTGAAACCTCACTGGGCTGGGCGGCTGAAAAGTTAGGGGTCAAGTTTGCGTCACCCATTTTTGACGGTGCAACCTACGAAGAAGTGCAAGAAAAACTCAAGGAAGCGGGGCTGCCCGTCAACGGCAAAGTGAAGCTCTACGATGGACGTACAGGCGAACCGTTTGACCAAGAGGTAACGGTGGGGGTGATTTATATGATGAAACTCTCACACCTTGTTGATGACAAAATTCACGCGCGCTCAACGGGACCATACTCACTCATCACGCAGCAACCGCTGGGCGGCAAAGCACAATTTGGCGGACAGCGCTTCGGTGAAATGGAAGTCTGGGCACTGGAAGCCTACGGCGCTGCACACATCCTGCAAGAAATGCTAACCGTGAAGTCTGATGATGTGCAAGGACGCACAAAGACTTACGAAGCGATTGTCAAAGGACAAAATCTGCCAGAGCCCAGCGTGCCAGAGTCATTTAATGTGCTGGTGCGAGAGTTACAAGGATTAGGCTTAGAAATTCGCATTGATGACAAAGTGCCCTAA
- a CDS encoding undecaprenyl/decaprenyl-phosphate alpha-N-acetylglucosaminyl 1-phosphate transferase, giving the protein MSLYVIAVLLGLSTITAWLFTPKICQLSRLFQLLDEPAHRKVHSQPIPRLGGIAIALTFLLTTLVALIFWPDFYAFTKTQFWAVLLGSVIIFATGLLDDIRGLDFRRKFLMQFLAAAIVVFGGGYSVRSIELPFLEQPLLLSDWLSLGFTFLWIVGICNAINLVDGLDGLAGGVSSIALLFMMASAFLNHDTLSLAIYASLLGGILGFLRYNFHPAQIFMGDAGALFIGFMLACSTIPPSTNSVSSFSLFTPVFALAFPILDTVLAPVRRLLSGKHPFKPDMLHLHHRLLHQLCLNQRQAVIFIYLFSLLTGLLAFVHSALAVLGILILYVILGVGLLFVSRRNSQREAMLFATRHSSAFVRKSLQREKLLS; this is encoded by the coding sequence ATGAGTCTGTATGTCATTGCGGTTCTGCTTGGCTTGTCGACTATCACAGCTTGGCTTTTTACGCCAAAGATTTGTCAGCTTTCACGACTTTTTCAGTTACTTGACGAGCCTGCACATCGGAAGGTGCATAGTCAACCTATCCCACGTTTGGGCGGCATTGCAATTGCTCTTACTTTCTTACTCACTACCCTTGTTGCACTTATCTTCTGGCCCGACTTCTATGCTTTCACTAAAACTCAATTTTGGGCGGTTTTACTAGGCAGTGTCATCATCTTTGCTACCGGTCTCCTCGATGACATTCGTGGCTTAGACTTTCGGCGTAAGTTCTTGATGCAATTTCTTGCCGCCGCAATCGTAGTTTTTGGCGGTGGCTACTCTGTCCGCTCAATTGAATTACCGTTCTTGGAGCAACCGCTTCTACTGAGTGACTGGCTAAGCCTTGGCTTTACATTTCTCTGGATTGTAGGTATCTGCAATGCCATCAACTTAGTTGATGGGCTAGACGGGTTGGCAGGCGGAGTAAGCAGCATTGCCCTTCTCTTTATGATGGCCAGTGCTTTCTTGAATCACGACACACTTTCACTTGCAATCTATGCTTCGCTTTTAGGGGGTATACTTGGGTTTCTGCGCTACAATTTTCACCCTGCCCAAATTTTTATGGGCGATGCAGGTGCATTGTTCATTGGTTTTATGCTTGCCTGCAGCACGATTCCCCCCTCTACAAATTCTGTTTCCTCCTTTTCACTTTTCACCCCTGTTTTTGCACTGGCTTTTCCTATCTTGGATACCGTTCTTGCGCCAGTGCGGCGATTGCTTTCTGGCAAACATCCCTTTAAGCCAGACATGCTTCACTTACACCACAGATTGTTACACCAGCTTTGCCTAAACCAACGGCAAGCAGTGATATTTATCTACCTTTTCTCTCTGCTGACTGGCTTGCTTGCGTTTGTGCACTCTGCACTTGCAGTTTTGGGCATTTTGATACTCTATGTCATTTTAGGCGTTGGGCTTTTGTTCGTTTCGCGCCGCAATTCTCAGCGTGAGGCTATGTTATTTGCTACGCGTCACAGCTCAGCTTTTGTGAGAAAATCGCTGCAAAGAGAGAAGCTGCTCTCCTAG